A single Vigna radiata var. radiata cultivar VC1973A chromosome 8, Vradiata_ver6, whole genome shotgun sequence DNA region contains:
- the LOC106771086 gene encoding GEM-like protein 4, which produces MQTSLLHNLVVGTPAISATYDQIQKPVNRYLPGPATQCQRSTKTSKQMRLRTDISETVMRKLSLGARILRVGGVENVYKQFFSVREGERLLKASECYLSTTSGPLAGFLFISTDKVAFCSERSMKVFTQTGHMLRIRYKVAIPLKKIKCVNQSKNVQKPTQKYIEIVTEDNFDFWFMGVLKYQKTFKYLEQALSQA; this is translated from the exons ATGCAGACCTCACTTCTTCATAACCTAGTTGTTGGAACTCCAGCCATCTCGGCAACTTATGATCAAATTCAAAAACCGGTTAACAGATACTTGCCTGGTCCTGCTACTCAATGCCAACGTTCAACCAAAACatcaaaacaaa TGAGACTGAGGACAGATATATCAGAAACTGTTATGAGAAAGTTAAGCCTAGGGGCTCGAATTCTTCGAGTGGGGGGAGTGGAAAACGTGTATAAGCAGTTTTTTAGCGTGAGAGAAGGAGAGAGGCTTTTGAAAGCTTCAGAGTGTTATCTGTCCACCACTTCTGGTCCTTTAGCAGGTTTTCTTTTCATATCCACAGACAAAGTTGCATTCTGCAGTGAGAGATCAATGAAAGTCTTTACTCAGACAGGCCATATGTTGAGGATCCGTTATAAG GTTGCCATTCCACTGAAGAAGATAAAGTGTGTGAATCAAAGTAAAAATGTTCAGAAGCCAACCCAGAAGTACATAGAGATTGTCACAGAAGACAACTTTGATTTCTGGTTTATGGGTGTCTTAAAATATCAGAAAACCTTCAAATATCTTGAGCAGGCACTTTCACAAGCTTAG
- the LOC106771514 gene encoding uncharacterized protein LOC106771514, translating into MAFKIHVHPSTVSIRQGLYPKGSPSRNSRRPKLNPGLRGGLEIVFNQQ; encoded by the exons ATGGCGTTTAAGATTCACGTACACCCTTCAACAGTAAGCATTAGGCAAG GACTTTACCCCAAAGGGAGCCCTTCCAGAAATTCTCGAAGGCCTAAGCTGAACCCAGGCCTAAGAGGGGGTTTGGAAATAGTTTTCAACCAGCAATAG